One genomic window of Conger conger chromosome 9, fConCon1.1, whole genome shotgun sequence includes the following:
- the LOC133137696 gene encoding G-protein coupled receptor 20, whose protein sequence is MDMETSTNVFFNSTSGSFYNVSPVTEAPYQNTLAYLDENLYNDYYSLWVALLVINLLIFCTGVLLNSLALYVFCFRTVPRTTPVIYTINLAVTDLLVGLSLPTRIILYYSKGKCLACSYVHLFSYFVNMYCSILFLTCICVDRYLAIVQAEASRRWRSPTIAKGASVCVWLFAIVVTYSSLTGAVSHTACCRSKLFALTVFEFLLPLVVIAAFTVRVACALASPRLMRRSREHRMRAIQLLLTVLVIFTVCFTPFHVRQVVDHFWPDLPHRVAVYHATVTLSSLNSCLDPVVYCFVTNNFRAAVRGVCRRARPELGSGEAVSMQRSSKGSGGRTETAYTPPRGGLTEPQKGVGEDNGDCMKGQEGETRNGQANAKEGT, encoded by the coding sequence ATGGACATGGAGACATCCACTAATGTGTTCTTCAACAGCACATCTGGTTCCTTCTACAATGTCTCCCCTGTCACCGAGGCGCCTTACCAGAACACGCTGGCATACTTGGATGAGAACCTCTACAATGACTATTACAGTCTGTGGGTTGCCCTGCTGGTCATCAACCTGCTCATCTTCTGTACGGGCGTGCTCCTCAACAGCCTGGCTCTCTACGTCTTCTGTTTCCGCACCGTCCCCAGAACCACGCCCGTCATCTACACCATCAACCTGGCCGTCACCGACCTCCTGGTGGGCCTGTCCCTGCCTACCCGCATCATCCTCTACTACAGCAAGGGCAAGTGCCTGGCCTGCTCCTACGTCCACCTCTTCAGCTACTTCGTCAACATGTACTGCagcatcctcttcctcacctgCATCTGCGTGGACCGCTACCTGGCCATCGTTCAGGCAGAGGCCTCGCGCAGGTGGAGAAGCCCCACCATCGCTAAAGGCGCTAGCGTCTGCGTCTGGCTCTTCGCCATCGTGGTCACCTACTCCTCCCTGACCGGGGCCGTCTCACACACGGCCTGCTGCCGCTCCAAGCTGTTCGCCCTCACCGTGTTCGAGTTCCTCCTGCCGCTGGTGGTGATCGCCGCCTTCACCGTGCGAGTGGCCTGCGCCCTGGCCAGCCCCCGCCTCATGCGCCGTAGCCGGGAGCACCGCATGAGGGCCATCCAGCTGCTGCTCACCGTGCTGGTCATCTTCACCGTCTGCTTCACGCCCTTCCACGTCCGCCAGGTGGTGGACCACTTCTGGCCGGACCTGCCGCACCGCGTGGCCGTGTACCACGCCACCGTCACCCTAAGCAGCCTCAACAGCTGCCTGGACCCGGTGGTGTACTGCTTCGTCACCAACAACTTCCGGGCGGCGGTGCGGGGCGTGTGCCGGCGGGCGCGGCCGGAGCTGGGCAGCGGGGAGGCGGTCAGCATGCAGAGGAGCTCCAAGGGCTCGGGAGGGAGGACGGAAACCGCGTACACCCCGCCCCGCGGCGGCCTGACAGAGCCACAAAAGGGGGTAGGAGAGGACAATGGAGACTGCATGaaggggcaggagggagagacgAGGAACGGGCAAGCGAATGCAAAGGAAGGGACGTAA